In Acidiphilium acidophilum, one genomic interval encodes:
- a CDS encoding efflux transporter outer membrane subunit, with product MQNASPPRLFSRLPALRSVIGARPLVRFGLLATPLLLAGCVVGPSFHGPKLAVPTAFLSPSRAAPAWPKPGWWRNFGSPELDSLVEAAKLHNFSVIEAIDQLEAANAQIEVSGSPLLPSITGSGSGNFQQAGTGAAGASSRSAFSQFGGVGSGKNSTTHSYSANFQASYELDFWGKNYDALRAAQANAAAAQFNAATVALTEEASVATTYFQVLAYEDELAIAHHNLDAAQGLLAQLKAEFKAGVVDEPTVAQQAALVASERATIPNLVSELRQQALGLGILTGKAPEFLRVKGGSLNDIVVPPLRPGLPAQLLERRPDVAEAEATLIGANATVRGAFASFFPSITLTGSGGWQSTALNTLFNPGSALLSAVSSLSQPIFEGGALTGTLNVDRATYREDVAKYEQAVVQAFTDVETAMTALHYATDQEHLQQIAVQRAQAALDGARAQLQAGVVDVSTVLNAEETLLSDENTLEQSRLTRLDAAVNLYKAMGGGWVLPKNEVR from the coding sequence GTGCAGAACGCCTCCCCTCCCCGCCTGTTTTCACGCCTGCCGGCCTTGCGATCTGTGATCGGCGCGAGGCCGTTGGTTCGCTTCGGGCTTCTGGCAACGCCCTTGCTGCTTGCGGGCTGTGTCGTGGGGCCGTCGTTTCATGGCCCGAAACTCGCGGTGCCGACCGCTTTCCTCTCGCCCTCGCGCGCGGCGCCGGCGTGGCCGAAGCCGGGATGGTGGCGCAATTTCGGGTCGCCCGAACTCGATTCGCTGGTGGAGGCCGCCAAGCTTCATAATTTTTCGGTGATCGAGGCGATCGATCAGCTGGAGGCGGCGAACGCGCAGATCGAGGTATCCGGATCGCCCTTGCTGCCGAGCATTACGGGATCGGGTAGCGGCAACTTCCAGCAGGCCGGGACCGGGGCGGCGGGTGCGTCTTCGCGCTCCGCCTTTTCGCAGTTCGGCGGCGTGGGATCGGGCAAGAATTCGACCACGCACAGTTATTCGGCAAATTTCCAGGCCTCGTATGAGCTCGATTTCTGGGGCAAGAATTACGATGCGCTGCGGGCGGCGCAGGCCAATGCGGCGGCGGCGCAGTTCAATGCGGCGACGGTTGCGCTGACCGAGGAAGCCTCGGTCGCGACCACGTATTTCCAGGTTCTCGCTTACGAGGATGAACTGGCGATCGCGCATCATAATCTCGATGCCGCGCAGGGTCTGCTCGCTCAGTTGAAGGCGGAATTCAAGGCCGGCGTGGTGGATGAGCCGACCGTCGCGCAGCAGGCGGCACTGGTCGCGAGCGAACGGGCGACGATTCCGAATCTGGTGTCCGAGTTGCGCCAGCAGGCGCTGGGGCTGGGCATTCTGACCGGCAAGGCGCCCGAGTTTCTCCGGGTCAAGGGTGGATCGCTCAACGACATCGTCGTCCCGCCGCTGCGACCGGGATTACCGGCCCAGTTGCTTGAGCGGCGGCCGGACGTGGCCGAGGCGGAGGCCACCCTGATCGGCGCCAATGCGACGGTTCGCGGCGCGTTCGCGTCGTTCTTTCCCTCGATCACGCTGACCGGGTCGGGCGGGTGGCAGAGCACGGCGCTCAATACGTTGTTCAACCCCGGCTCGGCCCTGCTCTCGGCGGTGTCCTCGTTGAGCCAGCCGATTTTCGAGGGTGGCGCATTGACCGGCACGCTCAACGTCGATCGGGCGACGTATCGAGAGGATGTCGCGAAATATGAGCAGGCGGTGGTTCAGGCGTTCACCGATGTCGAAACCGCGATGACGGCGCTGCATTACGCGACCGACCAGGAGCATCTGCAGCAGATCGCGGTGCAACGCGCGCAGGCGGCGCTCGACGGGGCGCGGGCGCAGCTTCAGGCAGGCGTCGTCGATGTCAGCACCGTGCTCAATGCCGAGGAGACCCTGCTTTCCGATGAGAATACTTTGGAACAATCGCGGCTCACGCGGCTGGATGCGGCGGTGAATTTGTACAAGGCGATGGGCGGCGGCTGGGTGTTACCAAAGAACGAGGTGCGATAA
- a CDS encoding histidine phosphatase family protein, which produces MILLRHGQSQFNLHFSATRQDPGIEDPTLTPAGHEQAVAAAQALADRKLRRLIVSPYTRTLQTAAPMLAQRELTIEIEPLIRERYAFTCDIGSGRGILAARFPDHDFAHLTDPWWPDRIETEASVIGRAAAFRERMAAREDWRETLVVSHWAFILALTGQSLMNGQWIEYDPRSAPPGELRWHP; this is translated from the coding sequence ATGATCCTGCTTCGTCATGGCCAGAGCCAGTTCAACCTTCATTTCAGTGCGACGCGACAGGACCCCGGTATCGAGGACCCAACGCTGACGCCGGCGGGACATGAGCAGGCGGTGGCGGCGGCACAGGCGCTCGCGGACCGGAAGCTGCGCCGGTTGATCGTCTCGCCCTATACACGGACGCTGCAGACGGCGGCGCCGATGCTGGCGCAACGGGAGCTCACGATCGAAATCGAGCCGCTCATTCGCGAACGCTATGCGTTCACCTGCGACATCGGCAGCGGGCGCGGCATTCTGGCCGCGCGGTTTCCTGATCACGATTTCGCGCATCTGACCGATCCGTGGTGGCCGGACCGCATCGAGACCGAGGCATCGGTGATCGGGCGGGCGGCGGCGTTTCGGGAGCGGATGGCCGCGCGCGAGGACTGGCGCGAGACGCTGGTGGTGAGCCACTGGGCGTTCATTCTTGCGCTCACCGGGCAATCGCTGATGAACGGGCAATGGATCGAGTACGATCCGCGCAGCGCGCCGCCGGGCGAATTGCGCTGGCATCCGTGA
- a CDS encoding Tim44/TimA family putative adaptor protein — translation MYKGFPLDIVLLALVAGFLVLRLRSVLGKRTGYERPPLPEQQSVGLRGPAAPVIDGIVEPIRARPGRPIPTPHTAVGQALARIAEADRNFDPVKFIDTAEASFRRIVTAYASGDLTTLRTLLTPTVYTTFEHAITARSEAGETHTTEIKAIVEASIDEAEMLGDHAVIVVRFVSDQENFTRDRTGQIIVGTESVTEIVDLWSFERSVNSSDPLWRLAAARSG, via the coding sequence ATGTACAAGGGTTTTCCGCTCGATATCGTTCTTCTTGCCCTGGTGGCGGGATTTCTGGTGCTGCGTCTGCGCAGCGTTCTGGGCAAGCGCACCGGCTACGAGCGCCCACCGCTGCCCGAACAACAGAGTGTCGGCCTGCGCGGCCCTGCCGCCCCGGTAATCGACGGCATCGTCGAGCCGATCCGCGCGCGTCCCGGCCGCCCGATCCCCACGCCGCACACCGCCGTTGGCCAGGCCCTCGCGCGGATCGCCGAAGCGGATCGCAATTTCGATCCGGTCAAATTCATCGACACCGCGGAAGCCAGCTTTCGCCGGATCGTCACCGCCTACGCGAGCGGCGATCTCACCACCTTGCGCACTCTGCTGACGCCCACGGTCTACACGACCTTCGAACACGCGATCACCGCCCGCTCCGAAGCCGGCGAAACCCACACGACCGAAATCAAGGCGATCGTCGAGGCGAGCATCGATGAAGCCGAAATGCTGGGCGATCATGCGGTGATCGTGGTTCGCTTCGTCTCCGATCAGGAAAATTTCACACGTGACCGCACCGGGCAGATCATCGTGGGTACCGAATCGGTTACCGAAATCGTCGATCTCTGGAGCTTCGAGCGGAGTGTGAATTCCTCCGATCCGCTCTGGCGCCTTGCAGCGGCGCGAAGCGGCTGA
- the mltA gene encoding murein transglycosylase A codes for MNRRPGTATATHEPRHEQNRRLVSPIRTALFCAVTLLIAGCATRPPADTSGGQGGFTPVAYSALPGWGPQAAIAGLDSFTRSCRAIDVMPEDQSLGGTGTAAAEGGKAGLWRNVCAAARAVPPDDAAAAQTFFQSNLVPYQASTAARITGYYEPVYAGSEVKLPGYDIPLYARPRNLVLANLSAFRDSTGKQRIVGRLRYGKLVPYYTRTRIESGAIARQAHVIAWLRDPVDAYMAEVQGSAELRLPDGTLIDLGFDGTNGRAYTPIGKLMVEKGDLAANDVSAPSISAWLRAHPAQASGLMDANKNYVFFKRVRDVPDGLGAPGALGVPLTPEGSVAVDEKAIPLGAPVFIATKTLDRLTTAQDIDVGAKGASAAQIFFGLGDRAAQRAGAMDEVGSLYVLLPRPVASPSTGASS; via the coding sequence ATGAACAGGCGGCCCGGCACCGCCACGGCGACGCATGAACCCCGGCACGAGCAGAACAGGCGGCTGGTGTCCCCGATCAGGACGGCTCTGTTCTGCGCCGTCACCCTCCTCATCGCCGGCTGCGCGACACGCCCACCGGCCGACACGTCAGGCGGGCAGGGCGGTTTCACACCGGTTGCCTACAGCGCGTTGCCCGGATGGGGCCCGCAGGCCGCAATCGCGGGTCTTGATTCCTTCACCCGCTCCTGCCGCGCGATCGATGTCATGCCGGAGGATCAGAGCCTTGGGGGCACCGGCACCGCCGCCGCCGAAGGTGGCAAGGCCGGTCTGTGGCGCAATGTCTGCGCCGCCGCCCGCGCCGTTCCGCCGGACGATGCCGCCGCCGCCCAGACCTTCTTCCAGTCGAACCTCGTCCCGTATCAGGCCAGCACCGCCGCCCGGATCACCGGCTATTACGAACCGGTCTATGCCGGTTCCGAGGTGAAACTCCCCGGCTACGACATCCCGCTCTACGCCCGCCCGCGCAATCTCGTGCTCGCCAACCTCTCCGCCTTTCGGGACAGCACCGGCAAGCAGCGCATCGTCGGCCGCCTGCGTTACGGCAAGCTGGTACCCTACTACACCCGGACCAGAATCGAATCCGGCGCGATCGCCCGTCAGGCCCATGTCATCGCCTGGCTGCGCGACCCGGTGGATGCCTACATGGCCGAAGTCCAGGGGTCCGCCGAGTTGCGCCTGCCCGATGGCACACTGATCGATCTCGGGTTCGATGGCACCAACGGCCGCGCCTACACCCCGATCGGCAAACTGATGGTCGAAAAGGGCGATCTCGCCGCCAATGACGTCTCGGCCCCCTCGATCAGCGCCTGGCTCCGCGCCCACCCCGCCCAGGCCTCGGGCCTGATGGATGCGAACAAGAACTACGTCTTCTTCAAGCGTGTCCGCGACGTGCCCGATGGTCTCGGCGCGCCCGGCGCACTCGGCGTTCCGCTCACCCCGGAAGGCTCGGTCGCGGTCGATGAAAAGGCGATTCCCCTCGGCGCGCCCGTCTTCATCGCGACCAAAACCCTCGACCGCCTCACCACCGCGCAGGATATCGATGTCGGTGCCAAAGGCGCCTCGGCAGCCCAGATCTTTTTCGGCCTGGGCGACCGCGCCGCCCAGCGCGCCGGAGCCATGGACGAGGTCGGCAGCCTTTACGTCCTGCTGCCCCGTCCGGTCGCCTCCCCTTCAACCGGAGCCTCCTCGTGA
- a CDS encoding (Fe-S)-binding protein, whose translation MNDAPLHDNRPDDTRQSRPRVALFITCLADLYRPSVGFAAIRLLEAAGCTVEVPRAQTCCGQPAYNSGDRATARALAEALITSLAGYDYVVAPSGSCAGMIRRHMPALFEQDPDQRSRAEAIAAKTWELTSFLVDVMGFAGLDLTLPVRATYHDSCAGLRELGIKAQPRALLAKVAGLDLVEMAEPEICCGFGGTFCVKYPDISARMTGDKTADIATTGADLLLAGDLGCLLNMAGKLSREGKPVAVRHIAEVLAGMTTGLPPIGGPRG comes from the coding sequence GTGAACGACGCCCCCCTCCACGACAACAGGCCCGATGATACCCGGCAGTCCCGGCCGCGTGTCGCCCTGTTCATCACCTGCCTCGCCGATCTCTATCGCCCGAGCGTGGGTTTCGCGGCGATCCGCCTGCTCGAAGCCGCCGGCTGCACCGTCGAGGTGCCCCGCGCCCAGACCTGCTGCGGCCAGCCCGCCTATAATTCCGGCGACCGCGCCACCGCCCGCGCCCTCGCCGAAGCGCTGATCACCAGCCTCGCCGGGTACGATTATGTCGTCGCCCCCTCAGGCTCCTGCGCCGGCATGATCCGTCGGCACATGCCCGCCTTGTTCGAGCAGGACCCCGACCAGCGCAGCCGCGCCGAGGCAATCGCCGCCAAAACCTGGGAACTCACCAGCTTCCTTGTCGATGTGATGGGCTTCGCCGGGCTTGATCTGACGCTCCCCGTCCGCGCCACCTATCACGACAGTTGCGCCGGCCTGCGCGAACTCGGCATCAAAGCCCAGCCCCGCGCCCTTCTTGCCAAAGTCGCGGGCCTTGATCTCGTCGAAATGGCCGAGCCCGAAATCTGCTGCGGCTTCGGCGGCACGTTCTGCGTCAAATACCCCGACATCTCCGCGCGCATGACCGGCGATAAAACCGCCGATATCGCCACCACCGGGGCCGACCTCCTGCTCGCCGGCGATCTCGGCTGCCTGCTCAACATGGCCGGCAAACTCTCCCGAGAAGGCAAACCCGTCGCGGTCCGCCACATCGCCGAAGTTCTCGCCGGCATGACCACCGGCTTGCCACCGATCGGAGGACCACGCGGTTGA
- a CDS encoding potassium transporter Kup translates to MSEASPEASPEPPKPIETLKLAAIIGALGVVYGDIGTSPLYALQACLGYVSKGGLKPDDVLGLLSLIFWALIITVTLKYVTFVMRADNDGEGGILALMALAQRVARTDKIRYTLMIVGIVGTGLFLGDGVITPAISVLSAVEGLSVASPDFSRFVLPISVAIIIGLFLAQRSGSGAVGKLFGPIMVLWFLVIAGFGLYHIVLNPRVLIALIPGQGIRFIYRHDLLAFLALGAVVLAVTGAEALYADMSHFGRRPIRATWRFFVLPALVLNYFGQGALVIANPQAADNPFYLLMPHEILIPMVVLATIATVIASQAVISGAFTLGSQCVQLGLLPRMEIRHTSKTEEGQVYVPQMNAALMIGVLILVLGFRSSNALASAYGIAVTGTFLCTNVLSALVFHRHFNWPLWKTSLVWGAFFLVDLAFFGANILKIFEGGWVPLAIGFSIVLLMTTWRRGRSLLFARWQQDSLPLASFLGRLPQSRIVRVPGIAVFLTGNPEYTPASLLHNLKHNKVLHETVFFVTVRNLDVPTAMGDDRMKCEELAPGIYRVRIGYGFMDTPNLPRSLEMMRDQGLPFNPMQTSYFLGRETIVAATVPKLGFIRRAVFLFMLRNAISATEFFQIPSDRVVELGVRVAI, encoded by the coding sequence TTGAGCGAGGCATCGCCCGAGGCGTCGCCCGAACCGCCGAAGCCGATCGAAACACTCAAGCTCGCCGCCATCATCGGCGCGCTCGGCGTGGTGTACGGCGATATCGGCACCTCACCGCTCTACGCCCTGCAGGCCTGTCTCGGCTACGTATCCAAGGGCGGTCTGAAACCCGATGACGTGCTCGGCCTGCTGAGCCTGATTTTCTGGGCGCTGATCATCACCGTCACCCTCAAATACGTCACCTTCGTCATGCGCGCCGATAATGACGGGGAAGGCGGCATCCTCGCGCTGATGGCGCTCGCCCAGCGTGTCGCCCGCACCGACAAGATCCGTTACACGCTCATGATCGTGGGCATCGTCGGCACCGGGCTGTTCCTCGGCGACGGTGTCATCACCCCCGCCATCTCGGTGCTCTCCGCGGTCGAGGGGCTGAGCGTCGCCTCGCCCGATTTCAGCCGGTTCGTGCTGCCGATTTCGGTGGCCATCATCATCGGCCTGTTCCTCGCCCAGCGCAGCGGCTCCGGCGCGGTCGGCAAGCTGTTCGGCCCGATCATGGTGCTCTGGTTTCTGGTGATCGCGGGCTTCGGCCTCTACCACATCGTGCTCAATCCCCGCGTCCTCATCGCTCTGATCCCCGGCCAGGGCATCCGGTTCATCTATCGCCACGACCTGCTCGCCTTCCTCGCCCTCGGTGCCGTGGTCCTCGCCGTCACCGGTGCCGAAGCGCTCTATGCCGACATGAGCCATTTCGGCCGCCGCCCGATCCGCGCGACCTGGCGCTTCTTCGTGCTTCCTGCTCTGGTCCTGAACTATTTCGGGCAGGGCGCGCTGGTCATCGCCAATCCGCAGGCTGCCGACAACCCGTTCTATCTCCTGATGCCCCACGAGATCCTGATCCCGATGGTCGTTCTCGCGACCATCGCGACCGTGATCGCGAGTCAGGCGGTGATTTCCGGTGCCTTCACCCTCGGAAGCCAGTGCGTGCAGCTCGGCCTGCTGCCGCGCATGGAAATCCGCCACACCAGCAAGACCGAGGAAGGTCAGGTCTATGTCCCGCAGATGAACGCGGCGCTCATGATCGGCGTCCTCATCCTCGTCCTCGGCTTCCGCTCGTCGAACGCGCTCGCCTCGGCCTACGGCATTGCGGTGACCGGTACATTTCTCTGCACCAACGTGCTTTCCGCCCTCGTGTTTCACCGTCATTTCAACTGGCCGCTCTGGAAGACGAGCCTGGTCTGGGGTGCCTTCTTTCTGGTCGATCTTGCCTTCTTCGGCGCCAATATCCTCAAGATATTCGAAGGCGGCTGGGTGCCGCTGGCCATCGGCTTCAGCATCGTTCTGCTGATGACCACGTGGCGGCGGGGCCGTTCGCTGCTCTTCGCCCGCTGGCAACAGGACAGCCTGCCGCTCGCCTCGTTTCTTGGCCGGTTGCCGCAATCGCGCATCGTCCGCGTCCCCGGCATCGCGGTGTTCCTGACCGGCAACCCGGAATATACTCCGGCCTCGCTGCTCCATAACCTCAAACACAACAAGGTCCTGCACGAGACCGTCTTTTTCGTCACCGTCCGCAATCTCGACGTCCCGACCGCGATGGGCGACGATCGGATGAAATGCGAGGAGCTCGCCCCGGGCATCTACCGCGTCCGCATCGGATACGGCTTCATGGATACCCCCAATCTGCCCCGATCCCTCGAAATGATGCGAGACCAGGGCCTGCCGTTCAACCCGATGCAGACGAGCTACTTCCTCGGGCGCGAAACGATCGTGGCCGCCACGGTGCCGAAACTCGGGTTCATCCGGCGGGCGGTCTTTCTGTTCATGCTGCGCAACGCCATCTCGGCCACCGAGTTTTTCCAGATCCCGAGCGATCGGGTGGTGGAACTCGGCGTCCGCGTCGCCATCTGA
- a CDS encoding dodecin, with the protein MENHTYRLVELVGSSPVSIEDAIQTALTKAHETLRHIHWFQVLETRGHVEAGRVAHYQVTLKVGFTIEDDAV; encoded by the coding sequence ATGGAAAATCACACCTATCGGCTCGTGGAGCTCGTCGGCTCATCCCCTGTCAGCATCGAGGACGCGATCCAGACGGCTCTGACCAAGGCGCACGAAACGCTCCGTCACATCCACTGGTTTCAGGTGTTGGAAACCCGCGGCCATGTCGAAGCCGGCAGGGTGGCCCACTATCAGGTGACGCTCAAAGTCGGCTTCACCATCGAGGACGATGCTGTCTGA
- a CDS encoding YciE/YciF ferroxidase family protein, with the protein MGLFSTPIKTLDDLFVHTLKDIYYAEHQITKALPKMIDKAQNPALKQGFTHHLQETKEQITRLDEIFQKLGQPAEGVTCEAIDGIIAEAKEVMSDIADPAVMDVGMASAAQAVEHYEMSRYGTLIALAKQLGHNDCVPLLQKTLDEEHAADRKLTEIAQGDLNRKAA; encoded by the coding sequence ATGGGTTTGTTTTCAACGCCGATCAAAACGCTGGACGATCTGTTCGTTCATACGTTGAAGGATATCTATTACGCCGAACACCAGATCACCAAGGCGCTGCCGAAGATGATCGACAAGGCGCAGAATCCGGCCCTGAAGCAGGGCTTCACCCACCATCTGCAGGAAACCAAGGAGCAGATCACCCGGCTCGATGAGATCTTTCAGAAACTGGGCCAGCCGGCTGAGGGCGTTACCTGCGAAGCGATCGACGGTATCATCGCCGAAGCCAAGGAAGTCATGAGCGATATTGCCGATCCGGCCGTGATGGATGTGGGCATGGCATCGGCGGCGCAGGCGGTGGAGCATTACGAGATGAGCCGCTACGGCACCCTGATCGCTCTGGCGAAACAGCTCGGCCACAATGATTGCGTGCCGCTCCTGCAGAAGACGCTCGATGAGGAACATGCGGCCGATCGTAAGCTGACCGAAATCGCGCAGGGCGACCTCAACCGCAAGGCGGCCTGA
- a CDS encoding DUF2934 domain-containing protein, which yields MSLVEPDQPPSQPDDNHDESDRHQSIRERAYRLWQDAGSPADRDDEFWHQAETEIKNPPAPPPAKPSPTGATRTGKPGRAA from the coding sequence ATGTCCCTCGTCGAACCCGACCAGCCCCCCAGTCAACCTGACGACAACCATGACGAGTCCGACCGGCACCAGTCGATTCGCGAGCGCGCCTATCGCCTGTGGCAGGACGCCGGCTCGCCCGCCGATCGCGATGACGAATTCTGGCATCAGGCTGAAACGGAAATCAAAAATCCGCCTGCGCCGCCCCCGGCGAAACCATCGCCCACCGGAGCGACCCGCACCGGCAAGCCCGGCCGCGCCGCCTGA
- a CDS encoding histidine kinase famiy protein, with translation MPEPADMLLRRIPGTPEMDRHHGPMSSGVTARGMVDQTADDLTGRPAVTHWVESQISEPGLGARGNVFFAAVAMTRMPMIIADPNIEDCPIMFANGAFLDLTGYAEDELLGRNCRFLQGARTDRDMVEQIRTALRERKPFAGEILNYRRDGTAFWNALFIGPIYGDDGELLYFFASQLDITRRRASEDAFRQSQKMEAIGQLTAGLAHDFNNMLQVVMGNLEIARMRIEQSPEAAAAAIERADRGARQAAKVTGQLLAFARKTRLEPRPTNLNSLITEFGEMVARTLGEGITIDLRLDLALPPCTVDPGQVEMALLNVLVNARDAMSDGGVVTIGTGVQTLGADTADPGNHLPPGRYVVLSISDRGEGMDPEVLRRATEPFFTTKGPGRGTGLGLAMVHGFARQSGGRLEIESELGNGTTMRLLFPESRSAVRSQAIPVPAASVGGRETILLVDDSEDVRDIAESQLTSLGYRVMTADSGAAGLLRLEQALQEGSDVDLLFTDIVMPGGMNGLALAERALQRVPGLRVLLATGYIEDLVAQGPRAHGMDVLGKPYRQAELAARVREALDRPTRPQDPAAQQARPHKRG, from the coding sequence GTGCCTGAGCCGGCTGATATGCTGCTCCGGCGCATCCCCGGAACACCCGAGATGGACCGGCACCATGGCCCGATGAGCAGCGGGGTCACCGCACGCGGGATGGTGGACCAGACCGCCGATGATCTGACCGGCAGGCCGGCCGTGACCCATTGGGTGGAATCCCAGATCAGCGAGCCGGGGCTGGGCGCACGCGGCAACGTGTTTTTTGCCGCCGTGGCGATGACCCGGATGCCGATGATCATCGCCGATCCGAACATCGAGGACTGCCCGATCATGTTCGCGAACGGCGCATTTCTTGACCTGACCGGTTATGCCGAGGATGAGTTGCTCGGCCGGAACTGTCGTTTCCTTCAGGGCGCGCGCACCGATCGCGATATGGTCGAACAGATCCGCACGGCACTCCGGGAGCGCAAACCGTTCGCCGGTGAAATCCTCAACTACCGCCGTGATGGCACGGCATTCTGGAACGCGCTCTTCATCGGGCCGATCTATGGCGATGATGGCGAATTGCTGTATTTTTTCGCGAGCCAGCTCGACATCACGCGGCGTCGTGCCTCGGAGGATGCGTTCCGGCAATCGCAGAAAATGGAGGCGATCGGCCAGCTGACCGCAGGCCTCGCGCATGATTTCAACAACATGCTGCAGGTCGTGATGGGAAATCTGGAAATTGCCCGGATGCGGATCGAGCAGTCGCCCGAAGCGGCGGCGGCGGCGATCGAACGGGCGGATCGCGGCGCGCGGCAGGCGGCGAAAGTAACCGGGCAGTTGCTCGCTTTCGCCCGCAAGACCAGGCTTGAGCCGCGCCCGACCAACCTGAACAGTTTGATCACCGAATTCGGCGAAATGGTCGCGCGAACGCTCGGCGAGGGCATCACCATCGACCTCAGGCTCGACCTTGCATTGCCGCCGTGCACGGTCGATCCCGGCCAGGTCGAGATGGCGCTGCTCAATGTGCTGGTCAACGCGCGGGACGCGATGTCGGACGGCGGTGTCGTCACGATCGGGACGGGAGTGCAGACCCTGGGCGCCGACACGGCCGATCCCGGGAATCACTTGCCGCCGGGGCGTTACGTCGTGCTGTCGATTTCGGATCGTGGCGAGGGGATGGACCCTGAAGTGCTGCGCCGTGCCACCGAGCCGTTCTTTACGACCAAAGGGCCGGGGCGAGGGACCGGGCTGGGTCTTGCGATGGTCCACGGGTTTGCCCGGCAATCAGGCGGGCGGCTCGAAATCGAAAGCGAACTCGGCAACGGGACGACGATGCGGTTGCTGTTTCCGGAATCGCGGTCGGCGGTGCGTTCGCAGGCGATCCCGGTTCCGGCGGCAAGCGTCGGTGGCAGGGAAACGATCCTGCTGGTCGATGATAGCGAAGATGTCCGCGATATCGCCGAAAGCCAGCTTACATCGCTCGGCTATCGGGTCATGACCGCCGATAGCGGGGCTGCTGGCTTGCTGCGGCTCGAACAGGCGCTGCAAGAGGGATCGGACGTCGATCTGCTGTTCACCGACATCGTGATGCCGGGCGGCATGAACGGTCTGGCTCTGGCCGAGCGGGCACTTCAACGGGTGCCCGGTTTGCGGGTGTTGCTCGCCACCGGATATATCGAGGATCTGGTTGCGCAGGGGCCTCGCGCCCACGGGATGGACGTGCTGGGCAAACCCTACCGGCAGGCGGAACTCGCGGCCCGTGTGCGTGAGGCGCTCGATCGGCCCACTCGTCCGCAGGATCCGGCGGCACAGCAAGCGCGACCGCACAAGCGGGGATAA
- a CDS encoding enoyl-CoA hydratase: MNFEMLKTEIHGRVALVRLDRPSALNALCDQLMGELGTALRDFDADPAIGAIVLTGSDRAFAAGADIREMQSRSYPDTAMNDFIGATWEVVTTIRKPVIAAVAGYALGGGCELAMMCDMIIAADTAKFGQPEINLGVIPGAGGTQRLTRAIGKSKAMDMVLTGRMMDATEAERANLVARVVPAGELVAEALRVATTIASLSPVAVALAKRSVSRAFETTLAEGVAYERAVFLALFGTPHQREGMAAFLEKRKPDFI, encoded by the coding sequence ATGAATTTCGAAATGCTGAAGACCGAAATCCACGGGCGGGTCGCGCTGGTCCGGCTCGATCGCCCCAGCGCGCTCAATGCGCTCTGCGACCAGCTGATGGGTGAACTCGGAACCGCGTTGAGGGATTTCGACGCCGATCCCGCGATCGGCGCGATCGTGCTGACCGGCTCGGACCGCGCATTCGCAGCCGGGGCGGATATTCGGGAAATGCAGTCCCGCAGCTACCCCGATACCGCGATGAACGACTTCATCGGCGCGACCTGGGAAGTGGTGACGACGATCCGCAAGCCGGTCATCGCGGCGGTTGCGGGTTATGCGCTGGGGGGCGGCTGCGAACTCGCGATGATGTGCGACATGATCATTGCCGCCGATACCGCGAAATTCGGGCAGCCGGAGATCAATCTCGGGGTGATACCCGGCGCCGGAGGAACTCAGCGGTTGACCCGCGCGATCGGCAAATCGAAGGCGATGGACATGGTTCTGACCGGGCGGATGATGGATGCCACCGAAGCCGAGCGGGCTAATCTGGTCGCGCGGGTGGTGCCGGCCGGCGAGCTTGTGGCGGAAGCCCTGCGGGTTGCCACCACCATCGCATCGCTCTCGCCGGTCGCGGTGGCGCTGGCCAAACGCAGCGTTTCGCGGGCGTTCGAGACCACTCTGGCCGAGGGCGTGGCCTACGAGCGCGCGGTGTTTCTGGCCCTGTTCGGCACGCCGCATCAGCGCGAGGGGATGGCAGCGTTTCTGGAGAAACGTAAACCAGACTTCATCTGA